In Nocardia yunnanensis, one DNA window encodes the following:
- a CDS encoding ATP-binding protein: MYPSAPLYDPARGAVTPVTQPKLVRRSGGRIVGGVAGGIADHLGVDVFKVRVVFVLLAALAGAGIVAYGMLWIFTPGGEDASPPTPAERRQGIGLALLGMALSVATAWVFSGTAAHVVGPIIVVAIGAALVWREFDADGPRSVIGLPTRPSVVTWARIVGGATLIVVGLGVVVLGRINLSSLGSALLAVAVSLVGAGLLTVPLWLRMVRALNDERAARIRNDEREEIASHLHDSVLQTLALIQRQADDPQEVVRLARSQERELRKWLFEDTGPAQSSLAAALRTIAGEVEDQHGVKVTPVTVGDVSMDVDDSGIGLPKEHFTAVLGAAREALVNAAKHAGVPTIDLYAEVEPHQVSVFVRDRGAGFDPDAVSKDRQGVAKSIHGRIERRGGHVEIKSAPGNGTEVRIYMPRKDGGDERLVVQQDVGVPASGSRGSMEAEEN; this comes from the coding sequence ATGTACCCGTCCGCGCCCCTGTACGACCCTGCCCGCGGGGCGGTCACCCCGGTGACCCAGCCCAAGCTGGTGCGGCGGTCCGGTGGGCGCATCGTGGGCGGGGTGGCGGGCGGGATCGCCGATCATCTCGGCGTCGACGTCTTCAAGGTGCGGGTCGTGTTCGTGCTGCTGGCCGCGCTGGCCGGGGCCGGAATCGTGGCCTACGGCATGTTGTGGATCTTCACGCCGGGCGGCGAGGACGCGTCCCCGCCGACCCCGGCGGAGCGGCGCCAGGGCATCGGGCTGGCGCTGCTGGGGATGGCGTTGTCGGTCGCCACCGCCTGGGTGTTCAGCGGGACGGCCGCGCATGTGGTGGGGCCGATCATCGTGGTCGCCATCGGCGCGGCGCTGGTGTGGCGCGAATTCGACGCGGACGGACCGAGATCCGTCATCGGGTTGCCGACGAGACCGTCGGTGGTGACGTGGGCGCGCATTGTCGGCGGGGCCACCCTCATCGTGGTGGGCCTGGGTGTGGTGGTGCTGGGGCGGATCAATCTCAGCTCGCTGGGGTCGGCGCTGCTGGCGGTCGCGGTCAGCCTGGTCGGGGCCGGGCTGCTGACCGTGCCGCTGTGGCTGCGCATGGTGCGGGCGCTCAACGACGAACGCGCGGCGCGGATTCGCAATGACGAACGCGAGGAGATCGCCTCGCACCTGCACGATTCGGTGCTGCAGACGCTGGCCCTGATCCAGCGGCAGGCCGACGATCCGCAGGAAGTGGTGCGCCTGGCCCGCAGTCAGGAACGCGAGCTACGCAAGTGGCTGTTCGAGGACACCGGCCCGGCGCAGTCGAGTCTGGCGGCGGCGCTGCGCACCATCGCCGGCGAGGTGGAGGATCAGCACGGGGTGAAGGTCACACCCGTCACCGTCGGCGATGTGTCGATGGATGTGGACGACAGCGGAATCGGGCTGCCCAAGGAGCATTTCACCGCCGTGCTCGGGGCCGCCCGCGAGGCGCTGGTCAATGCCGCCAAGCACGCGGGGGTGCCGACCATCGACCTCTACGCGGAGGTGGAGCCGCATCAGGTGAGCGTGTTCGTGCGCGACCGCGGCGCCGGATTCGACCCCGATGCGGTGTCGAAGGATCGGCAGGGCGTGGCCAAGTCCATCCACGGCCGCATCGAGCGGCGCGGCGGGCACGTGGAGATCAAATCCGCGCCCGGCAACGGCACCGAGGTGCGAATCTACATGCCGCGCAAGGACGGTGGTGACGAGCGACTGGTGGTGCAGCAGGATGTGGGTGTGCCGGCGTCAGGAAGCCGCGGGTCGATGGAGGCGGAGGAGAACTAG